The following proteins are co-located in the Gossypium hirsutum isolate 1008001.06 chromosome A02, Gossypium_hirsutum_v2.1, whole genome shotgun sequence genome:
- the LOC107934620 gene encoding linamarin synthase 2 — translation MASVETSKPHAVCIPYPSQGHVSPMMPLAKLLHSRGFFITFVNTEFNHRRLIRSKGANFVKGLPDFRFETIPDGLSSSDRDATQDVRALCDSTRKNCLAPFLELLAKLNSSHLPSVTCIVSDGVMSFAIKAAPVFGIPEVQFWTASACSFMGYLQFSELLKRGIIPFQSNDGTLDKPIDWVPGMSNIQLRDLPSFIDFMGSEAQNCLKAPAIIFNTFDEFEHEVLKAIAAKFPGIYTIGPLQLLARHMPDGPSKSINSSLWKEDTSCIEWLNKREPSSVVYVNYGSVTVMSEKHLKEFAWGLANSKHPFLWIVRPDIVMGDSAILHEEFLEEIKDRGLITSWCNQCEVLSHPSVGVFLTHCGWNSTLEAISGGVPLICWPFFADQQTNCRYACTHWGIGMEVEHDVKRENIEFLVKEMMEGEEGKKMKEKALEWKKKAEEATDVEGLSYCNFDRFVKEALKHG, via the exons ATGGCTTCAGTTGAAACCAGTAAACCCCACGCTGTATGCATTCCATATCCATCACAAGGTCATGTTAGCCCCATGATGCCACTGGCTAAGCTCTTACACTCTAGAGGCTTCTTCATAACCTTTGTTAACACTGAGTTCAACCATAGGCGTTTGATCAGGTCCAAAGGGGCAAACTTCGTTAAGGGTCTGCCTGATTTCCGGTTCGAAACGATTCCGGATGGGCTGTCATCGTCCGACCGTGATGCGACGCAGGATGTTCGAGCTCTATGTGATTCGACACGAAAGAATTGCTTGGCGCCGTTTTTAGAGCTACTAGCTAAGTTAAACTCCTCCCATCTGCCCTCTGTTACTTGCATAGTCTCTGATGGAGTTATGAGCTTTGCTATTAAAGCTGCTCCAGTATTTGGCATACCAGAAGTTCAGTTTTGGACTGCCTCGGCCTGTAGTTTCATGGGATATCTTCAATTCAGTGAACTGCTTAAACGAGGAATTATTCCATTCCAGAGTAA TGATGGAACTCTTGATAAACCTATTGATTGGGTGCCTGGAATGAGCAACATTCAACTCAGAGATCTCCCCAGCTTTATTGACTTCATGGGCTCCGAAGCACAAAATTGCCTAAAAGCTCCAGCAATTATCTTCAACACATTCGATGAATTCGAACATGAAGTATTAAAAGCAATCGCTGCTAAATTCCCTGGAATTTATACAATAGGACCACTTCAGTTGCTTGCCAGGCACATGCCTGACGGCCCATCCAAGTCAATAAACTCAAGCCTATGGAAAGAAGATACAAGCTGCATTGAATGGCTTAACAAAAGGGAACCCAGTTCAGTTGTGTACGTGAACTATGGAAGCGTGACTGTCATGTCGGAGAAGCATCTGAAAGAATTTGCATGGGGGCTGGCTAATTCTAAGCACCCGTTTTTATGGATCGTTAGACCAGATATCGTGATGGGTGATTCTGCAATTCTGCATGAAGAATTTCTCGAGGAGATTAAGGATAGAGGGCTGATAACAAGCTGGTGCAATCAATGTGAGGTTCTTTCCCATCCTTCAGTTGGAGTTTTTTTGACACATTGTGGGTGGAATTCTACCTTGGAAGCCATATCTGGAGGTGTCCCTTTAATTTGTTGGCCATTTTTTGCTGACCAGCAAACCAATTGTCGGTATGCTTGCACTCATTGGGGCATTGGCATGGAAGTGGAACATGATGTGAAGCGAGAGAACATTGAGTTTTTGGTCAAGGAAATGATGGAAggagaagaaggaaagaaaatgaaagagaaggCATTGGAGTGGAAGAAGAAAGCAGAAGAAGCCACCGATGTTGAGGGATTATCTTACTGTAATTTTGATAGATTTGTTAAGGAAGCTCTAAAACATGGTTAA
- the LOC107934611 gene encoding histone H4, whose product MSGRGKGGKGLGKGGAKRHRKVLRDNIQGITKPAIRRLARRGGVKRISGLIYEETRGVLKIFLENVIRDAVTYTEHARRKTVTAIDVVYALKRQGRTLYGFGG is encoded by the coding sequence ATGTCGGGCCGTGGAAAAGGAGGCAAGGGATTGGGAAAGGGAGGCGCTAAGAGGCATCGTAAGGTTCTCCGAGATAACATTCAGGGCATCACCAAGCCGGCGATTCGGAGATTAGCTCGTAGAGGCGGCGTGAAGAGGATTAGTGGTTTGATCTACGAGGAAACTCGTGGGGTTCTCAAGATCTTCCTTGAAAACGTTATACGCGATGCCGTCACCTATACGGAGCACGCTAGGCGTAAGACTGTTACCGCTATCGATGTCGTTTATGCTCTCAAGAGACAAGGAAGGACTCTTTACGGTTTCGGCGGTTGA